From the Budorcas taxicolor isolate Tak-1 chromosome 1, Takin1.1, whole genome shotgun sequence genome, one window contains:
- the SELENOK gene encoding selenoprotein K, with amino-acid sequence MVYISNGQVLDSRSQSPWRLSFITDFFWGIAEFVVLFFRTLLQQDVKKRRGYGSSSDSRYDDGRGPPGNPPRRRMGRINHLQGPNPPPMAGG; translated from the exons GACAAGTGTTGGACAGCAGGAGTCAGTCCCCATGGAGATTATCTTTTATAACAGATTTCTTCTGGGGAATAGCTGAGTTCGTGGTTTTGTT TTTCAGAACTCTGCTTCAACAAGATGTGAAAAAGAGAAGAGGCTACGGAAGCTCATCTGATTCCAGATATGATGACGGAAGAGG gccaccaggaaaccccCCCAGAAGAAGAATGGGTCGAATTAATCATCTGCAGGGCCCTAATCCTCCTCCAATGGCCGGTGGATGA